The Silene latifolia isolate original U9 population chromosome Y, ASM4854445v1, whole genome shotgun sequence sequence CAATCCTGTGGGATTAGGAGCACTGACTCCAGACCCCATATCAACAACCAGCAGTACGCCAGTGGTACTAGGGAGCAATCCAGGGGAACAGTCAGTAGGAAACGCATATCCCGGGATGTGCTCCTATATGCCATATACTCCAAACAGTCAGTTCAGGCCTATCGTGAACTCAACACCATTACCTTGAAGCTACATGGTACCTCCGTACATGCTAGGAGGAACACCAAATCCATATGGGATCTACTATGTACCCGACAACTAGGGTATGAGGGTAGGAAGCCATGTAGAACAACAGTTGCAGGATATCAGCTCCTTACTCAGCAAGGTTCCAAGGTTACCACGTCCCATGGAGGTAGCAACCCCGGAGTGCTATGCGGATTCCCCCTTCGTGGACAGCATTGCCCTTGTCAGCATGCCAAAGGGGTACACCACACCAACAATGACGTTGTATGATGGAACATAGGATCCACTGGAGCACATCAACCAGTACAAACAGAAAATGATGGCGGTTGCAGCAACAGGGCCTGAAAAGGAGGCatgtatgtgcaaaggattcggttcTACCTTGTTAGGAGCCGCACTCCAGTGGTTCGTTAACCTTCCCAACAAGTCCATTTCCAGCTTCGCAGGGTTAGTGAATGTTTTCAATCAGCAGTTCGCAAGCAGTCGCAGGCCAGAAAAATTATCCAGTGATCTATACCGGATCGTCCAGAGGTTCGAGGAGTCCACCAGGGATTATCTTGCCAGATTCAATGTGGAAAAAATATCTATCCCTAGGTGCGACACTACAACGACAGTCAACGCCTTCCGAAGGGGACTGCATCGCGACTCAGATTTGTACAAGGATCTCACCAAGCATCCATGTGCCACCTTTGAGGAAGTCAAGCAAATGGTAGAGGCTAATTATCACctagaggaggatgaggatagaaGGGACCTATATGGAACAGAGTCGTCCAACAGAAAAATCACAACAGAGAGAAAGAATGAAAGAGCCAAACCCTACAACAAGAACACAGTGAACAAAGTCTCAGGAGAAACAGAGAGCACCGAGGCTCCACCTAAGCTCAGCGAGTATGGGTTCACCACTGGACTTGCTGGGGTAATGAAGGCAATCAAGGAGCTAGGGCAAAGGGCC is a genomic window containing:
- the LOC141628835 gene encoding uncharacterized protein LOC141628835 — protein: MAVAATGPEKEACMCKGFGSTLLGAALQWFVNLPNKSISSFAGLVNVFNQQFASSRRPEKLSSDLYRIVQRFEESTRDYLARFNVEKISIPRCDTTTTVNAFRRGLHRDSDLYKDLTKHPCATFEEVKQMVEANYHLEEDEDRRDLYGTESSNRKITTERKNERAKPYNKNTVNKVSGETESTEAPPKLSEYGFTTGLAGVMKAIKELGQRAKWPKKPIPRENDRRDASKSAGCLDHLLPKWAKSGKVNTADQAQPSPPTPYSKVVNVITGGSEICGLTYSAAKRHATETKGDKTEFSLRVSRQDIPTISFDEADVPDEAEYHHDALIITFSIGNDLVKKILVDTEAREWIIFETLKNMRFKKDTVKKADPW